Below is a genomic region from Cellulomonas sp. P24.
CGAGGCCGGCGACCCAGCCGACGAGCACCGCCAGGTTGGTGCGCCACGCGAACGCGAGCGGGCTGCCGAGGCCCCACAGCCGCGACCGACGGCTCTCCTGCCCGCCGACCAGGCCCGCCCCGGTGTCGCGCGCGTCCCGCAACCGGATGGCAGTCACCACCAGGACGACGACCACTCCGACCGGGACCGCGAGCACGGGCCACCGGTCGTCCCCGAACGGGCGAAGCTGGTCCATCCACCCGAGCGGCGTCAACCACCCGATCCAGCTGCGCGAGTCCGCGCTGTTCGCGACCATCCGCACGAGCACGGCCGCCCCGAGCACGGCGGCCGCGACGCTCACCGCCCGCGAGCGCGCGACGAAGACCTGCGCGGCCACCGCGGCGACCGCCACGAAGAACGCGGCGACCCCGGCGACCTCCGCGCCGAACAGCAGCGCACCCGGCAGCGCGGCGCCCGCCAGGCTGAACGCGACACCGATCGTCGTCCCGACGAGGAGACACGCGGCGACCAGCACCGCGAGCTGGGCCAGCAGGGCACGCCCGGCCCGGATCGACCCGGTGAGCACGAGCTCGGTCCGGCCGGTCTCCTCGTCGCCGCGGAGCACGCGGACCGCGACGATCAGCGCCCACACCGACACGATCACCTGGAGGATCCACCCGGCGTCCCAGGTGACGAACCCGCCGACCGTGTCGACCGCGTGCGGGACCCCCTGCATGATGCGGACCGCCGGGTCGTCGCCGAACGCGGCGAGCCGGGCACGCGACGCGGCGTCGGGATACGCGGCCTCGTACGAGACGGCCTCGATCACGACGTAGACGCCCGTCGAGGCCGCGACCACCGCCGCCCCGCGCCGGGTCAGCCGCCAGGTCAGACCGGCGACCGCTCGACCGGTGCCGCGGCGACGGGCGCCACGGTGCCGTCGACGCGTGACCGGCCCCGCGGCCGGCCCCTCGGTGACCGTCACCTCGTCCTCCCCTCGTACCGTCGTCGCACCTGTCCCGCACCGCACCGTCCGGGCGCCCGAGACCCGTCAGTAGTACGTCAGGAACACCTGCTCGAGCGTCGCCTCCTCGGTGCGCAGGCTCGTGACCGGGAGCGTCGCGAGGCGGGCGATCAGCGCGGACGGCGACCCGGTGAGCGAGACCCGGACGCCGCCGGGCAGCGGCTCGCTCGCGGTGACGCCGTCGACGTCGTCGAACGACGGCACCGGGCCGTCCATCAGCACCTCGACGATCGTCGTGTGCAGACGACGCAGGTCGTCGAGCGCGGCGACCTCCACCAGCTGCCCGGTGCGGAGGATCGCGACCCGGTCGCACAGGTCCTGGACCTCGTCGAGGATGTGCGACGAGAGGAAGATCGTCTGGCCGCGTGCGGTCGCCTCACGCGCCAGGTCCTGGAACACCGCCTCCATGAGGGGGTCGAGGCCCGCGGTCGGCTCGTCGAGGAGCAGGACGTCGGGCCGGGTCATGAAGGCCGCGACCAGGGCGATCTTCTGCCGGTTGCCCTTCGAGTACGCGCGCGCCCGCACGGACGGGTCGACCTGCAGCCGCTCGACGAGCTCGTCGCGGAAGGCCACGTCCACGCGCCCGGAGATCCGGCCCAGGAGCTCGAGGGTCTCGGCGCCGGTCAGCTGCGGCCACAGCGCGACGTCACCGGACACGTACCCGACGTGCCGGTGGGACCGCTCGACGTCCTCGACCGGGACGCCCATGATCGTCGCGCTGCCGCTCGTGGGCCGGATGAGGTGGAGCAGGAGGCGCACCGTCGTCGACTTCCCGGACCCGTTCGGTCCCAGGTACCCGAAGATCTCACCCTGGTGGACCTCGAGGTCGAGGTGGTCGAGGGCGACCACCGTCCCGAAGTGCTTGGTGAGACCGCGCGCCACGACCGCAGGGGTGTCCACCGTGCGCCTCCCGTCGTCCACGTCGGTCGGCCGTCCGAGGTCCGGCTCTCCCGGAGGGCTGCCCGTGCTCCCAGGCTTACCACCGGCCGGCCCCGCCCGCGGCTCGGGACGCCCGACCGGACTACGACGAGAACGGCGCGGTGCCCCCCGGTCTGCGCTCGGCGGCGGACGGGACCTCGGAGGTCTCGATCCAGAGCGCCTTGCGTGGGCAGGCCCGGACCGCACGCCGCGCGGCGGAGAGCTCACTCCGGGAGAGCTCGCGGGCCGTGATGATCGGGAAGCCCCAGCGGTCGAGCTCCAGGACCTCCGACGCCAGGTGGGCGCACACGCCGATGCCGTCGCAGGCCGCCGCGTCGATGCGCAGACGTGACGTCTCGCCGTGCTTCTTCATCGGTGTCCCCCCGGGACGGGCAGGGTGATCCGCCCCGACTCGTAGCACGGCCGGCCGGCGACGTGCTCGACGACGTCGTGCTCGAAGACCTCCAGCGCGGACGCGATCAGGCGCGTCGCACCGTCGGGGTGGTGGCACGCACCGCGCCCCTCGACGAGGCGCAGGTCCTCGAGGAGCTGGGCACGTTCGCGGCGGGAGGCCTCGCCTGCCGCGAGGGCCCGCATGCCGTCCGTCAGCGCCGGGAGCCCGAACAGGCACGGCCCGCACTGCCGGGCGCTCATCGATGCGAGGTAGCCGGTGAGGGCGGCGGTCTCGGCGAGACCGCACGCGCCGTGGGCGATCGGTGCGACGACTCCGGCGCCGATGCTCAGGCCGGCTGCGCGCAGCGCGGGCTCGTCGAACGTCGCCGACCGCAGGTCACGCCACGACGCCCACATGCCGCCGTACCCGCCGAGGAGCGCCGCCTGCGGCGCGCCGTTCCGCAGCCAGCCGGTGGCCTCGAGCACGTCGATCACCGGGGTCCCGCGCGGCACCTCGAGGACCATCCGGCTGACCGGGGTCAGCACGGTGAGCAGCATGGTCGGCAGCGGCGGGTACCCGCGGGCGATGAGCGCCAGCCGGGCCAGGGTCTCGACGTTGTGCACGAGCGTCCGGGGGCTTCGGCTCCGTGGGTCCCGGGGACGACGCGCCGTGGGGAGGGTCGGGCCGCCCTGCAGCGCGCGGGTGATCGCGCTCGACTCGCCCGACAGGTAGTGCGAGGGGCCCATGACGAGCTCGGGGGCGGGCTCGTGCAGGCGTGCGGCGCGCCGCTCGGCGATCGCACCCTGGAGGGTCGCCGCGGTGCCGTGGTCGTCGCCGTGCAGCCAGACGACGGCCCGGTCCGCCCCGAGGGCCTCGGCGGCGAGGGCCAGCCCGTCGAGCACCAGGTGGGGGCGCTGACGCATCAAGGTGGCGTCCTTCGCGCTGAGCGGCTCGCTCTCGGCACCGTTCGCCACGATGGTCAGGGGCCCGTCGCCTTGCAGCGTCTTGCGCCACTTCGCGGCCGCCGGGACGTGCGCGCCACCGTGGCCGGTGAGCCCCGCGCGTTCGATCATCGCGACGAGGTCGAGGCTCCCGTGCGGCCGCGGACCGACCCGGCCGACGAGGTGCTCGAGGTGCTCGACGGCGGCGGGCTCCCACGGGTCGGCCTCGCCGACGCGGTCGAGCTGCACGCCGTGCAGCAGCAGCGCGGGCCGCGCCTGCGCCGCGCCGTGCGTGGTCGACGTCTGCGTGGTCGACGTCTGCGTAGTCGAGACCCGGGCGGGGGACGTCCGGGCGGGCGCGCCCCATGCGACCGTCTCTGCTCCCGTCGAGCGCGACCGGTCCCACGCGAGCTGGTCCCGGGTGACCCTGAGCTGCTCGGTGCGGTCCGTGCCGGACCACGCACGCGACGGGTCAGCCGTCAGCTCGTCCGGGCTCATCGCAGGGCCCCGTCGCGTCGATCGTGGTCACGTTGGCGCGGCACGTGCCGCAGCTCCGGGGGGACGTCGAGCGCCCGCGTCAGCTCGGCGACCCGGTCCTGCGGGGTGCGGGCACCGTAGCGGCTCACCGCGAGGCCGATCAGCGCGAGGCCGGTCGTGAGGTAGAAGCCGCGCAGGGCGAGGATGTCGCTGCCGGCCAGCACGCTGTGCCCCCACACGAGAGCGAGCGAGACGGCGGCGACCTTGTGGATCGGCCACCACACCCGCGCGGCGACCGACCCGGCGAGCTTCGCGGTGACCCCGGTGATCAGCCCGGCCCACAGCGCGATCACCCCGAGCGTGACCGGGACCGGTCGGTACACCGCGGCCATCGGCAGCAGGGCACCACGCCACCCGACCTGGGCCCACGGGTCGGTCGCGAGCACGACGACGTGCAGGACCGTGAAGGCGAGCGTGAAGGTGGCGAGCCCGACGTGCAGGCCGATCCGCGTCGCCGCCGACGGCCGCCTGAGCCCGCGGGCCCACGGGTGCGACAGCACCAGGCCGGTCGCCACGAGGCAGGTGAGGAGCACGTACGACGTGACACCGCTGGCGCGTCCCAGCAGCCACGGGACCTTGGTCTGCCCGACGAGCGTGTCGCGGACGAGGAGGACGCCGAACGCGACGGTCGCCGCGCCGGCGACGACGAGCAGGATCGACCCCAGCACCCCGGCGAGCGAGGGCGTGGACGTGGGCGTCGAGGACGTGCGAGCCGGTCTCATCGGTGCGCCTCCAGCTCTCGTGCGGTCCAGATGACCAGCGGGTCCATCCGGGTCGTCGTGCCGACGGTGCCGTCCTCGTGCACCCAGGCGGCCGTCAGGCCGAGGTCCTCGGCGACCGACCGGATCTCCGAGGCCCCGGCGAGGAACAGCGTCTTGCTCCAGACCTCCGACCAGGCGGCATCCGGTGCCAGGACGGTCACGGCGGCCAAGCCGGCACCACCCGGACGCCGCGTGCGCGGGTCGACGAGGTGGTGGACGTGCGCACCGCCGGAGGTCCACCGACGACGCCGGATCGACGAGGTCGCACACCCGGTGTCGGTGACGTCGAGGACGAGCACGAGCTCGGCGTGGTCGGACGGGTCCTCGACCCCGACGCGCCAGCGTGGGCCGTCGGGTCCGACGCCTGCGAGTGCCTCGTCACCGCCGGCGTCGACCGCGTAGCCCGCGCCGGCGTCGGCCAGCTCGTCCGCAGCCCACCGCACGGCCAGGCCCTTGCCGATCCCGCCGAGGTCGATCGGCTGGTCACCCAACCGGATCCACCACTCCCCGTCGCTCTCCACGATCTCGGGATGCCACGGGGCGGGCCGTCGGACCGTCGCCGCCGGGGTGACGGCCGGGAGCGCAGCCGGGTCGCGCGTCACCGCACCGTCGACGAACGGCAGCGTGCGGTCGTAGCCCCAGCCGAGCAGGACGTCGAGGATCCGCGGGTCGAACAGGCCGTCGGTCTCACGGTGCGCCCGGTACGCCTCGGAGACCGCGGCGGCGAGCGTCGCCGGGACCTGGTGCCACTGCTCGGGCGCCGCATTGGCCCGGGACAGCGCGCTCGTGGCGTCGAACCGCGAGCACGTGCGCTCGACGTCGCGCACGGCCTCGACCGCGCGGGTGAGGTGGAGCTCCGCGTCCGGTCCGGGGTCGACGACCGTCAGGGTCACGGGGCTCGCCATCGACCGGAACGACACGACGACCAGCTCATCCGAGCGCGTCACCTCGACACCGTCGGCGGCCAGTCCCTGGACGGTAGGCATCGGGACCAGGCTCACGAGGCCTTGGTGACGGTGTTGACCTTCGGCGCGGGCGCCGGGGCGGGCGCGGGCGCAGCGGCCGGGGCGGGCGCCGGCGCGGCGGCTGCCTTCGGTGCGACGGCCGTGGTCTTCGGCGCGGTCGTCGTGGTCCGCGGGGCCGCGGCCTTCGCCTGAGGTGCCGCAGCCGCTGCCAGCTTGGCTTCGAGCGTGGCCTGGAGTGCGGCGATCTGCTCCTGCGCGGCCTGGACCTGCGCCTTGAGCTCGGCGACGTGCTGGTCGGCGGCGGCGCGGCGGGCGGCGTCGGCAGCGGCGCTCGCCTCAGCCGCTGCCGTGGCCTCCGCAGCGGCCGTCGGGTCGACGGTCGGTGTGCTCGAGGCGCTCGACGCGGCGAGCGGGTCGTGCGACCCGGCCCACGCGACGCTCGCACCGAACAGGCCCGCGGTCGCGGGGATCAGGGCGAGCGCCGTCGCCCGGCGGCGGAGGGCGCGGGAGTCAGTCATCCGACTCGTCCTCCGAGTCGTGGCTCTCCGTGTCGTGGCTCTCGGTCTCGTGCGACTCGTACGTCGGCGCGGCGGCGGGGCTCGGTGCCGCAGCCGGTGCCGGTGCGGGTGCCGTCGTGCCCGAGTACGTGTAGCTCGGCGACGGGGTCGGCACTGCGGCGACCTCGGCCTCGAGGGTCTTGACCTGGTCGAGCAGCTCGGCGACGGTCTGCTCGAGGGCGGCCGTCTCGGCGTCGGTGGTCGACGTCGGCGTCGGCGTGGGGGTCGGGGTCTGGACCGCGGTGGGCGCGGGCGCGGGCTGGGCGGTCGTGACGGCGTTCGCCACGGCGGCAGCCCCGGCGCCCGTCAGGACGGTGGCCGTCATCACGGCGATGGAGGAGCGGCTCTTCCAGTTCATGGTGGATCCCTCGTTCGGTGGGACGACAAGTACGACGTTGAGGACCACCCTGGCGGTGCCAGCGTTCGGGGCGCGGCAAGTGACCGCT
It encodes:
- a CDS encoding ABC transporter permease; amino-acid sequence: MTVTEGPAAGPVTRRRHRGARRRGTGRAVAGLTWRLTRRGAAVVAASTGVYVVIEAVSYEAAYPDAASRARLAAFGDDPAVRIMQGVPHAVDTVGGFVTWDAGWILQVIVSVWALIVAVRVLRGDEETGRTELVLTGSIRAGRALLAQLAVLVAACLLVGTTIGVAFSLAGAALPGALLFGAEVAGVAAFFVAVAAVAAQVFVARSRAVSVAAAVLGAAVLVRMVANSADSRSWIGWLTPLGWMDQLRPFGDDRWPVLAVPVGVVVVLVVTAIRLRDARDTGAGLVGGQESRRSRLWGLGSPLAFAWRTNLAVLVGWVAGLAIWSLVIGLLVRSVADFIAADPSYRDLLATLGVRVSDVPRTFVALASVITGLVIALFAAWRIGAAWTEEAAARLEHLVTRPVLRRRWLGGHVVLMLGSVVLLTAVSATAMWLGGSVTGADLSVGDAFASMFNTVPAVVVFGGLAVLVYGVAPRVTVAVTASAAIATYVLQVVGPMLSWPEAVIGISPFRHLEAVPVDPFGLTAAVVMVAIGVAATVAGVLAFERRDLVGA
- a CDS encoding ABC transporter ATP-binding protein, which codes for MDTPAVVARGLTKHFGTVVALDHLDLEVHQGEIFGYLGPNGSGKSTTVRLLLHLIRPTSGSATIMGVPVEDVERSHRHVGYVSGDVALWPQLTGAETLELLGRISGRVDVAFRDELVERLQVDPSVRARAYSKGNRQKIALVAAFMTRPDVLLLDEPTAGLDPLMEAVFQDLAREATARGQTIFLSSHILDEVQDLCDRVAILRTGQLVEVAALDDLRRLHTTIVEVLMDGPVPSFDDVDGVTASEPLPGGVRVSLTGSPSALIARLATLPVTSLRTEEATLEQVFLTYY
- a CDS encoding ferredoxin — protein: MKKHGETSRLRIDAAACDGIGVCAHLASEVLELDRWGFPIITARELSRSELSAARRAVRACPRKALWIETSEVPSAAERRPGGTAPFSS
- a CDS encoding NADH-ubiquinone oxidoreductase-F iron-sulfur binding region domain-containing protein yields the protein MSPDELTADPSRAWSGTDRTEQLRVTRDQLAWDRSRSTGAETVAWGAPARTSPARVSTTQTSTTQTSTTHGAAQARPALLLHGVQLDRVGEADPWEPAAVEHLEHLVGRVGPRPHGSLDLVAMIERAGLTGHGGAHVPAAAKWRKTLQGDGPLTIVANGAESEPLSAKDATLMRQRPHLVLDGLALAAEALGADRAVVWLHGDDHGTAATLQGAIAERRAARLHEPAPELVMGPSHYLSGESSAITRALQGGPTLPTARRPRDPRSRSPRTLVHNVETLARLALIARGYPPLPTMLLTVLTPVSRMVLEVPRGTPVIDVLEATGWLRNGAPQAALLGGYGGMWASWRDLRSATFDEPALRAAGLSIGAGVVAPIAHGACGLAETAALTGYLASMSARQCGPCLFGLPALTDGMRALAAGEASRRERAQLLEDLRLVEGRGACHHPDGATRLIASALEVFEHDVVEHVAGRPCYESGRITLPVPGGHR
- a CDS encoding FAD:protein FMN transferase — protein: MPTVQGLAADGVEVTRSDELVVVSFRSMASPVTLTVVDPGPDAELHLTRAVEAVRDVERTCSRFDATSALSRANAAPEQWHQVPATLAAAVSEAYRAHRETDGLFDPRILDVLLGWGYDRTLPFVDGAVTRDPAALPAVTPAATVRRPAPWHPEIVESDGEWWIRLGDQPIDLGGIGKGLAVRWAADELADAGAGYAVDAGGDEALAGVGPDGPRWRVGVEDPSDHAELVLVLDVTDTGCATSSIRRRRWTSGGAHVHHLVDPRTRRPGGAGLAAVTVLAPDAAWSEVWSKTLFLAGASEIRSVAEDLGLTAAWVHEDGTVGTTTRMDPLVIWTARELEAHR